The Manis javanica isolate MJ-LG chromosome 13, MJ_LKY, whole genome shotgun sequence region CCCCTTCTAACCTCAGAGGGTTTCCAGGTGCCTGACACACCAGCCCACAGGATACCTCACCTGGCACTGATGGGGCAGCCCCCCAAGTAACAGTCCATCTCTGCTCCCCAGACAAGGGGCTGGGTGGAGGCTGGGCTGGCACTgccctgtgtgtaggtgtgccAGGGGAGCAGACACCCCTTAGCCTGACAGCACGAACTCAGCACTGGCCGCTGGCAGCCACTGCAGCCGTCATGCACCCACTAAGTCACATGGATTTTCCAGACTGTTAGGCAGGGCTGGCAATCGGCGGCAGCTTTCTGGAATGTTCCCTGGGTGGCCTTGGGGCCTATGTGTCTGGGCTGGCCTCCAGATGGTGACCAGCGCTGGACACGTCCCCAATCTAGTGGGGGAGACCGGCCTCCCTCAAACCCTGCACTCTGACCGTAACACTGTGACTGAGGCCAGATGCGTGTCCCTCTGGGGAGCCCCTGCCCAGATTAGCACCACCCAAGCCAGCTGCCCTGACCCCGCAGGGGGGACCCTTGGGTACTGCGGCCGCCCTGCCCTCCCGAGTCACTCCCACCCCGGGTGACCCCTGGCAGAGTCCCCCTCCCACCCTGGATGGCCCAACCCTGCCGGTTGTGCAGAGGCACTGGGGCAGCAGCCACGTGTCCGGAAATCTTCAGAACCATGGCTCTGCACCGGATCTTACAGACCGGGCTCTGGATGGCTCCAGTCCCAAGACGGCCCCTGCTGCGGGGGTCCCGGGACCACCCCGCAGAGGCCGACATGGAAGTGCTTTCAGGTCTCTTGTTAAAAACAGAACAGCAAATGGGGCACAAATGACACCAGTGGATCAAAACCCACACAGAACGACCCGACTGGCGTGGACTCCAGACAGACAGCGGTGGGCAGGCCAGCCCCTGCTGGGCGCAgcggtgtgcgtgtgtgtatgtggggtCTGCCTGGGGGCTTCCAGCCACAGCAACCCAGGTGCTCCCGGGTGGCAGGGGGGCCTGTCCGTCAGTCGCCACGGGGCTGTGGTCCAGGCTGCAGTCGGCCCAGGGTCACTTGGCCGGCCGGGTGATGACACGTGTGGAAAAGTCGAACAGGTCCCGGTTGATCTTGCGCAGGTTCCGCACCTCGTCCTCCAGCTCGGCCACACGGATGCGCAGCTGGTCCTGGCCGCCCAGCACGTTCTGGGGGAGGCTGGGGTCAGGTGCACAGCACAGGGCACCCCACCTTGTctggcagagggcagcccctAGCCCGGCCCCTTCCgcgcccaggccccagccccggCCCACCTTCTCCATCGCGCTGCACATCACCGCCTGCAGCTGCTCCGCCCGCTCCAGGTAGCTAGGCTCCGAGCCCTGCAACAACAGGGGGCCGCATCAGCGCCCCGGGGCTCACCTGGGcatcccacccacccctgccatTATCCCATCACTGCTCGCAGCGACTCTGCAAGAGAGAGGCCCTCCTGACACCAGCAGTTGGGTGACAAGTCCGGAGGAGGACCGCTGGGCTGGGGTGAGGCCTCTTTTGGGGCTGCAGGCTCCGGCTCCGGGACAGCCTCCTGTGGGGGGCCTGCGCTGCTGCTGGCCACACTGCAGGTGTGGACTGGAGCTGGGCCTTGAGGGACAGCGAGGGGACACTATCTGCCCACAGCTGGTGGATGGATGCCTGGCATATCCATCCAGCAAGCCTCCTGAGGGTGGGTGTGTGTGATTCCCCCGGCGTGGAAACAGTGGGCAGAGCTGCCCAGTGCACACGACCAggccctgtggggtggggggccgaAGCTGTCGCAGCCCCACGGGTGCCACCACTGCCACGCCGGGCAAAGCGGCTGGACACAATGGCGCCGGCCTATCAGACCTGCTCCCGAATGCACCTCGGGGCCTGGCCTGCTTCCGTTCTGGAAGGTTCCAGTGTTTCCTGAAGTCAGGGGCGGTCACCTGGCTGGGCTGGCCTTGTGGTTAGAGGAGCCTCCTCCCTGGGGCAGAGCAAGGAGCCAGTCCCCAGGGGACGGGAGGCGCAGGGCAGGCCGGGTAGGGGGGCTCTTGCCCGGCTGCGGGGTGCGCACCTGCTGGTGCAGGCCCAGGCGCAGCGTGAGGCCTCCGTGCTGCGGCTCATCCCCGTGCTCGGCGCCCAGCAGGTGCTTGTTGAAGcggggcaggggcaggctggGCCTGAAGTCGGAGCTCAGCATGCCCACCGGTGCCAGCACAATGGAGGCGTTGGTCACAGGCCCTGTGGGTCAGCGCCGTGAGGACCCACCTGTGCCAGGCCCTCCTCCCCAAACCTGGCCAGAAGGGGTCTCACCCCAGAACCAGGCCTGGCGGCCACGGCCACATGCCTCAACATGCCCAAAAGGACTGGCTGGGGTGTAGGGTGCGGCCCGCCCACCTTTGAGGGTCAGGGTCCTTATGCACTGCTTGCTCTGGACGTCCCACACGCGCACCGTCTCATCGTGTGAGCCCGAGAGCAGCACGCTGCCATCCGTGGACACGGACAGACAGGTCACCTGGTTTCTGGTGGCAGAGGGGCCGAGAAAGGGCAGCCCTGAGGCTGACCTGACCCAGGGCGAGGAAACGGCCCCTAGCCCCCCGAGGCTGACCTGACCCGCACCTGTGCCCTTTGAACACCTTCCCACTGTCCTGCTCCGGCTGGAaagtcttctctctctgcccaggCTGTGGAGGCCGAAGGGCCCGTGAGCAGAGGGACAGACGGTGGCCCTGCCCAAGGGGCCCTGGGAGGGCGGCCCAGGGGAGCCCATTCTGTGAGGGAGCCCGAGGCCACTTGTGGGGCACCAGGACCGGGACCCAGGAGGATGAAGCCCTGGGCGCCCATGGCCCTGGACCCAACCTCCACCTGGGCATGCCCCCCGGCTGCCCACTGTCACTCACCCAGGTGCAGAGGTCAACCTGGAAAATGGAGCCGTCGCTGCCACCACAGAACATGTGATGCTCGGCTAGGTCCATGGTCACGGCCATGATGCCCACGTCAAAGACCACGGACAGCAGCAGTTCGCCCGAGGAGATCTCCCACAGCTGGGGGTGCGGGCGAGGCAGGGGCATGGGGCAGGTGCTCCCAGGACACCGGGGCCCCCTGAACCTGGGACAGGAGCTGCTGCCCGTGGcggctgcaggggctgagggacCTGCCTTTCCCCGACACAGGACTCCGTGCTCTGGCCCAGGACCCCTTGCCACTGACTGCTTTGGCCACTGTTGGCTCCCAGGCCCCCGGCCGGTCAGCCCTGGGTCTCCCCCAACCACGGTAAAGATCTGAGGGCCAGGATGCCCTTAAATCTCCTGAGATTTGGCCAGAGCTGCCAGGAGCAGGCAGCCAAGTGGGAATTTCCGAGCTGGACTGTCCACCCTCTGGACGACCTTGAGGCCAGAAGCATCAGGGGGATTAAAAGCCGTCTGGAGCCGCCAGCCTGGGGGGAGGAGGTGAGTCACTGGCGCACGCTGGCCAAGGACACACCAGCCACCCGGGCACAGCTCACAGATCCACTGGGGTGCAAGGGGCGCCCACCTTCACCGTCTGGTCCAGCGAGGCGGTGGCTACCCGGGCCAGGGGCCCCCCAAAGCCACAGTGCAGGTCTGTGATGGGGAGGGTGTGGCGAGACCAGACGTGCCGGGGGGCTGGGGTCCTGGAAGGGTCCGCCTGCAGCACACTGTGGGAAGGAGCCCTCCTCAGAGGGCGGGTGGCCCACGCCCCATGCCCACCGTGGCCGCCAGACTGGCCCACCCTCGTTGGATTCTGGgctggctccccactgccccctgGTTTCCTCGGGCCTTGGCCTGGCCTTCCTGCAGAGCAGGCGCCTGCCACTCCTCCGAGGCAGCCATCGTCCACCCGCCCCCCAGTGCACaggccccagggccaggccctACCTGCTGAGGCTCCACACCAGCACCAAGCAGTCTTTGCCCCCTGAGAGGAAGTAGCTGCTGTCCCCTGTGAACTGCAGGCACGAGACGTCCTGGTAGTGGCGGGTCAGGATGACCAGAAGGTTCCCTGTGGAAACCTGGGCAGTGGGAGGGCCCCCCTGGAGTCAGGGCAGGAAGTGGGGTGCAGCTTCCGGTCCCCAGGCCACGGGAATACTGTGGGGAGCCCACCCTGTGCCTATGGTATGGGGCTTGTGGCGCCAGATCGCACACCAAGGCTCGGTGGGCCGTGCCCTGTCCGGCTGCCTGCAGGGGCCTTCCCACCTCGTCCAAGTGGGTGCAGACCCGGGTGTCGTTTGTGCCCCCAAGCTCTCATCCACGACCTGACGCTGGGCCCAGGGCTGCCAGCCACCCCAAGGAACCCCCACCAGCACAGGGCAAGGGCACAGTAACCCAAAGCACCCAGGGAAGCTCTCTGGTGGGTGGGATGCAGAGGCTgaggaggctggggaggaagTCAGGACCTTCAGGGTGCACTGGACCCAGGTGATTCCACTACAGTGGGAGCCACCTTCCAGGCTGGCAGGACGACTTCAAATGCAGTCATGTGTGCGCTAGGTCTGGCGGGAGGGACTGGGGGGCATCTGTGCTGCCTGGGGGAGTGGGAGGCCAGAGACCCTTGGGGAGCTGGGCAGTTGGGCAGGAAGAGGATCCTGCCAGCAGGGCTGGCAAGGGCTGTGTCATGGGGGTTGTGTGGGCTGAACTGTCCCCCTAAGTAAACATGTTCACACCCTAACCCCCAGAGCCCGGGATTAAGCCAGACAGGGTCACACTGGAGCAGGGTTGCCACCAAAGCCCTGGAAGAGGAAAACGTGGACTGAGATGTGCACTCACAACCCCACAGCCCCTGCTCGAGGgaccccagcctccctgcctcctcctca contains the following coding sequences:
- the WDR18 gene encoding WD repeat-containing protein 18; the encoded protein is MAAPMEVAVCTDSAAQLWSCVVWELHSGANLLTYRGGQAGPRGLAMLNGEYLLAAQLGKNYISAWELQRKDQLQQKIMCPGPVTCLTTSPTGLYVLAGIAESIYLWEVSTGNLLVILTRHYQDVSCLQFTGDSSYFLSGGKDCLVLVWSLSSVLQADPSRTPAPRHVWSRHTLPITDLHCGFGGPLARVATASLDQTVKLWEISSGELLLSVVFDVGIMAVTMDLAEHHMFCGGSDGSIFQVDLCTWPGQREKTFQPEQDSGKVFKGHRNQVTCLSVSTDGSVLLSGSHDETVRVWDVQSKQCIRTLTLKGPVTNASIVLAPVGMLSSDFRPSLPLPRFNKHLLGAEHGDEPQHGGLTLRLGLHQQGSEPSYLERAEQLQAVMCSAMEKNVLGGQDQLRIRVAELEDEVRNLRKINRDLFDFSTRVITRPAK